The DNA segment GGGGGGCCTACTTTAATGCATTGGAGGGGCTGGCGACTAATGAACCAGGGGGTATTTTTTTGCGATCTGTAGGAAAGGTCTGAGGTTTTTGGCGTTTATAAGGGTCTCATCGCGGGCAAGCCCGGCCTCCCACAGGTGGGGGCGGGCTTGTCGGGTCGCCGCATTGCCGCGATGGCGATTTAGCAGGTGCCCATCAAGGCGTGCGGATATAAGTGCCAGTGCCCTTGAGAATGTTCTGCAGGGTTTCTTCTACCTCGGCCAAGTCCGCCTCAGCGGTACCGTGATTGATCTGCAGGTGGTCGCTGCCGCCCAATGCGTCCTTGTCCGCCGCACCGATTTCCACCAGGAGGGTGGTCGCGCTCAGGGTGATCTTCAAGCCTTCCAGGGTCGAAGGCTCGTAGTCCCAGGTCAGTTCAACCTCGTCCTCATCTGGATAACGCGACAGCATGAACATCTCGCCATGGGTACCGTGGCAGCAGAGCATGGCCATGTTGTCTTCTTCGTCGTCGCAGGGGGTGGCGAGCAGGTGGGTGGTGGTCAGTTGCATGTAGAGTCCTGTCTGGAAAGGCGGCTTCAAGGCCGGCAGGCCTTGATTCTGCCATTGCATCGGGCTTTGTGTCGGCTTTTGTATCAAGCGGGCATCAGGTTTTGGAGGCCCAGGCACTGATTGCGCTGCTTAACGGTTTAAAGGCATTCCCCAAACCACTGGTGAACACAGGAAGAAGGGTTTTCACGGAACCTTCGCCAATGAGCTTGTCTGCCCCAGGGCGCCTGTGGATATAGCTGTCTATGCCAATGCCGAGTTGCGCGGTGCCCACCGCTGTGCTTGTGGCCGTCAGGGCAATGCCCAGCGGCGGGAAAGCGATTCCGAGTGGGGCTAAAAGAAGTAGCCCATATTTTGCCCAGTTCAAGTACTTGAACGCAGTCTTTGCGTTGACGTCGCGATTGAGGACGAATTGAAAACGAGTGGCGCTTTTCAGGTCTACCTCGGTGCGATGCTGGAGTTCCTCGAATGGACTTCCCTGGACAACCTGGCCATCGAATAGGCCACCCTCGTCAAAATAACCGAGCTTTTCTTGCGTGGAGGCAGGAAGGTCACCGTTAAGTACATTGCGGGTGTTGTCTACGAGTGCATCAATGCCTTTGGACAGGAATTCATTACCGAGGTCTTCGGGGCGGAAGTAAAGTTTGAAACTCTCGACGAATTGCGGATCTTTCATTTGCTCGGCCAGCCATTTATTCATTTCTTTCTTGGAGTCGAAGCCTTTCAACGGAGACGCCTGGCCAGGTAGATACAACAAGACCCTGCCCGTGGTCTTATCCTGGGTGTAAAAAGCGCGCATGGGGAAACCTTTGAATGTGAGGAATTTGGTTTCCAGATTCGGGTCAGCCTTGTAGGGCTGTGTCAGGTCATTTTGATTAAGGAATAGGTAACTTTTGTCGGCCGGCATGCCCGCGACACCCATGGCAATCTGGCGATCGTTTTCGGTAAGAGACTTGTCATGGTGTTGAACGTGTGACGCTTTCAAAAACGCGCCTCTCGCCGCTTCGGAGTAGGCATGGCGGGAGTTGCCGTTCCAGTAATTGTTAAGGTACTGGTCATAAGGGGATTTATAACTGTTATCCCATACCATCTGTTTGAACTCAGTTGCCGGGATATCGACCCTGTTGCTCGCATCATAGGTATTCGCAGACCCCTGCTGCGGCTCCGTGTAAATCCCTTGAAAGTGGCTGGTGAACCCTGTCTCATTTGGGCGCGGGAACCTACCAAAGGCGTCAGGCTTATCTGTATGTTTTGAACTTTTCCTTATTTCAAAAGGGCCGTCCTCTTTTGAACGTATCGCCCCGTGGAAGTCAGGCTCTTCCTGCTGGTTGAGCCTCGCTGCCTGGGTCAGGGATATTTTTTGAACAATGACCCCGCTGTAAGGTGGGGTATTGGTGCGGTGATCATACTGAATGCTCACTAAGTAGGTGTTATCGGGGTCAATATCTTTACCGAACTTTTCCTTTATCTGACGCTTTACTTCCATGGATGTAATTTCATCTGCCGTCTTGGGCTGCTTGTACTGGCTGATGAGTTGTTCGACGGCCTTGTTGCTGGATAGGGGCGCTTTGAAATAGGGCACCGGAAAGTGCGGCGTGGAGGCAACGGGGGCATTGTCCGAACTTGATCGTGCAGTGGGCTGGAAGAAAGAGCCACGGTTCCCACCGGGTGGGACGTTAAGGGCGGAAGAGTGTACGTTCAATTGAGCCTCGTTGAGTGGTAATAGGGCCTTTATGGGTATGACTGCCTACGCACACTAAGTGACTGAATTTTGAAATACGGTTCCTGCGTGGAGCTGGGAATTAGATTGTACGAGTGTATGAATATTTACCTGTCAGCACTCTCGCCGTGCCTGCATGGCCACCCACTTTCAATCGCTAGCCACCCCTTTACTGGCGGGAGGGGTTGCTCTTGGTGCAACCGCCCATTGCCGGGTGTTGACCGAATATGTCGCAGTGCAGTAAGCAGCCTGCTCGCCGCACTCGTTAAGCTGCGCAACGGGTGTACCTTCTGCGTGACTCTGGCCTGCCCGTCGTGTCGTCATCCGCCGGTGGTGCATCCAGTGGACGTCGAATGTGACCTCAGGGTCTTGTCCAGCTTCACCCACCTGTCACCCTGATTCGTCTATGGTGCTTATCATCAGCACCTGCGAACAGACATGACGGCCTCCCCATCAGGGGACAACACGCGACGCTTCCATCAATAACAAGCCCAAGCGGAGTACCACAGATGGCGTTCTTCACCGCAGCCAGCAAAGCCGACTTCCAGCATCAACTGCAAGCGGCACTGGCGCAGCACATCAGTGAACAGGCACTGCCACAAGTGGCGCTGTTCGCTGAACAATTCTTCGGCATCATTTCCCTGGACGAGCTGACCCAGCGTCGCATGTCCGACCTGGCCGGTTGCACCCTGTCTGCCTGGCGCCTGCTTGAGCGCTTTGATCACACCCAGCCGCAAGTGCGGGTCTACAACCCCGACTACGAACGCCACGGCTGGCAGTCGACCCACACTGCGGTCGAGGTCTTGCACCATGACCTGCCGTTCCTCGTGGATTCGGTGCGCACTGAGCTGAACCGTCGCGGCTACAGCATCCATACCCTGCAAACCACCGTACTCAGCGTGCGCCGTGGCAAGAAGGGCGAGTTGCTGGAAATCCTGCCCAAGGGCACCCAGGGCGAAGACGTCCTGCAAGAATCCCTGATGTACCTGGAGATCGACCGCTGCGCCAACGCCGCCGAGCTGAACGTCCTGAGCAAGGAACTTGAGCAGGTACTGGGCGAAGTGCGGGTGGCCGTGGCTGATTTCGAGCCGATGAAAGCCAAGGTCCAGGAGTTGCTGGACAGCATCGATAACAGCCCGTTGACCATCGACGGTGAAGAAAAGGCCGAGATCAAAAGTTTCCTGGAATGGCTGGTGGGCAACCACTTCACCTTCCTCGGCTACGAAGAATTTGTGGTACGTGACGAGAAGGACGGCGGTCATCTGGAATATGACGCCAACTCCTTCCTCGGCCTGACCAAACTGCTGCGCGCCGGCCTCACCGCTGAAGACCTGCGCATCGAAGATTACGCCGTGGCCTACCTGCGCGAGCCGACCGTGTTGTCGTTCGCCAAGGCCGCGCACCCAAGCCGTGTACACCGTCCGGCTTACCCTGACTACGTGTCGATCCGCCAGATCGATGCTGACGGCAAGGTCGTCAAGGAATGCCGCTTCATGGGCCTCTACACCTCCTCGGTGTACGGCGAAAGCGTGCGGGTGATTCCTTATATCCGCCGCAAGGTCGCGGAAATCGAGCGCCGCTCGGGCTTCCAGGCCAAGGCGCACCTGGGCAAGGAGCTGGCCCAGGTGGTTGAAGTGCTGCCCCGCGACGACCTGTTCCAGACCCCGGTGGACGAGCTGTTCAGCACCGTGATGTCGATCGTGCAGATCCAGGAGCGCAACAAGATCCGCGTGTTCCTGCGCAAAGACCCGTACGGCCGTTTCTGCTACTGCCTGGCCTACGTGCCGCGCGATATCTACTCCACCGAAGTGCGCCAGAAGATCCAGCAAGTGCTGATGGATCGCCTGAAAGCCTCGGATTGCGAATTCTGGACGTTCTTCTCCGAGTCCGTACTGGCCCGTGTCCAGCTGATTCTGCGGGTCGATCCGAAGAACCGCCTGGATATCGACCCGCTGCTCCTGGAAAAAGAAGTGGTGCAGGCCTGCCGCAGCTGGCAGGACGACTACGCGAGCCTGGTGGTCGAAAGCTTCGGCGAAGCCCACGGCACCAATGTGCTGGCGGATTTCCCGAAAGGCTTCCCGGCAGGCTACCGCGAGCGCTTTGCCGCGCACTCGGCCGTGGTCGACATGCAGCACCTGTTGAACCTGACCGAAGCCAAGCCACTGGTGATGAGCTTCTATCAGCCTTTGGGCCACGTGACCGGCCAGCAGGAATTGCACTGCAAGCTGTACCACGCTGACACTCCGCTGGCGTTGTCGGATGTACTGCCGATCCTCGAGAACCTCGGCCTGCGCGTGCTCGGTGAGTTCCCGTACCGCCTGCGCCACGCCAATGGCCGCGAGTTCTGGATCCATGACTTTGCGTTCACCGCCGCCGAAGGCCTGAACCTCGATATCCAGCAGCTCAACGACACCCTGCAGGATGCGTTCGTGCACATCGTCAATGGCGATGCCGAGAACGATGCATTCAACCGCCTGGTACTGACTGCCGGCTTGCCATGGCGTGACGTGGCGCTGCTGCGTGCTTATGCCCGTTACCTGAAGCAGATCCGCCTGGGCTTCGACCTGGGTTACATCGCCAGCACCCTGAACAACCACACCGACATCGCCCGCGAGTTGACCCGGTTGTTCAAGACGCGCTTCTACCTGGCGCGCAAGCTCACTGCCGACGACCTGGAAGACAAGCAGCAGCGCCTGGAGCAAGCGATCCTCAACGCCCTGGACGATGTGCAGGTGCTTAACGAAGACCGGATCCTGCGGCGCTACCTGGACCTGATCAAGGCCACCCTGCGCACCAACTTCTACCAGGCGGATGCCAACGGCCAGAACAAGTCGTACTTCAGCTTCAAGTTCAACCCCCACGCTATTCCCGAGTTGCCCAAGCCAGTGCCGAAGTTTGAAATCTTCGTCTACTCGCCGCGGGTCGAAGGCGTGCACCTGCGCTTTGGTAACGTTGCCCGTGGCGGCCTGCGCTGGTCCGACCGTGAAGAAGACTTCCGCACCGAAGTGCTGGGCCTGGTAAAAGCCCAGCAGGTGAAGAACTCGGTGATCGTGCC comes from the Pseudomonas shahriarae genome and includes:
- a CDS encoding dermonecrotic toxin domain-containing protein, which gives rise to MNVHSSALNVPPGGNRGSFFQPTARSSSDNAPVASTPHFPVPYFKAPLSSNKAVEQLISQYKQPKTADEITSMEVKRQIKEKFGKDIDPDNTYLVSIQYDHRTNTPPYSGVIVQKISLTQAARLNQQEEPDFHGAIRSKEDGPFEIRKSSKHTDKPDAFGRFPRPNETGFTSHFQGIYTEPQQGSANTYDASNRVDIPATEFKQMVWDNSYKSPYDQYLNNYWNGNSRHAYSEAARGAFLKASHVQHHDKSLTENDRQIAMGVAGMPADKSYLFLNQNDLTQPYKADPNLETKFLTFKGFPMRAFYTQDKTTGRVLLYLPGQASPLKGFDSKKEMNKWLAEQMKDPQFVESFKLYFRPEDLGNEFLSKGIDALVDNTRNVLNGDLPASTQEKLGYFDEGGLFDGQVVQGSPFEELQHRTEVDLKSATRFQFVLNRDVNAKTAFKYLNWAKYGLLLLAPLGIAFPPLGIALTATSTAVGTAQLGIGIDSYIHRRPGADKLIGEGSVKTLLPVFTSGLGNAFKPLSSAISAWASKT
- a CDS encoding NAD-glutamate dehydrogenase: MAFFTAASKADFQHQLQAALAQHISEQALPQVALFAEQFFGIISLDELTQRRMSDLAGCTLSAWRLLERFDHTQPQVRVYNPDYERHGWQSTHTAVEVLHHDLPFLVDSVRTELNRRGYSIHTLQTTVLSVRRGKKGELLEILPKGTQGEDVLQESLMYLEIDRCANAAELNVLSKELEQVLGEVRVAVADFEPMKAKVQELLDSIDNSPLTIDGEEKAEIKSFLEWLVGNHFTFLGYEEFVVRDEKDGGHLEYDANSFLGLTKLLRAGLTAEDLRIEDYAVAYLREPTVLSFAKAAHPSRVHRPAYPDYVSIRQIDADGKVVKECRFMGLYTSSVYGESVRVIPYIRRKVAEIERRSGFQAKAHLGKELAQVVEVLPRDDLFQTPVDELFSTVMSIVQIQERNKIRVFLRKDPYGRFCYCLAYVPRDIYSTEVRQKIQQVLMDRLKASDCEFWTFFSESVLARVQLILRVDPKNRLDIDPLLLEKEVVQACRSWQDDYASLVVESFGEAHGTNVLADFPKGFPAGYRERFAAHSAVVDMQHLLNLTEAKPLVMSFYQPLGHVTGQQELHCKLYHADTPLALSDVLPILENLGLRVLGEFPYRLRHANGREFWIHDFAFTAAEGLNLDIQQLNDTLQDAFVHIVNGDAENDAFNRLVLTAGLPWRDVALLRAYARYLKQIRLGFDLGYIASTLNNHTDIARELTRLFKTRFYLARKLTADDLEDKQQRLEQAILNALDDVQVLNEDRILRRYLDLIKATLRTNFYQADANGQNKSYFSFKFNPHAIPELPKPVPKFEIFVYSPRVEGVHLRFGNVARGGLRWSDREEDFRTEVLGLVKAQQVKNSVIVPVGAKGGFLPRRLPLGGSRDEIAAEGIACYRIFISGLLDITDNLKDGALVPPLNVVRHDNDDPYLVVAADKGTATFSDIANGIAIDYGFWLGDAFASGGSAGYDHKKMGITAKGAWVGVQRHFRERGINVQKDSITVVGVGDMAGDVFGNGLLMSDKLQLVAAFNHLHIFIDPNPNPETSFIERQRMFELPRSAWSDYDTSIMSEGGGIFSRSAKSIAISPQMKERFDIQADKLTPTELLNALLKAPVDLLWNGGIGTYVKASTESHADVGDKANDALRVNGNELRCKVVGEGGNLGMTQLGRVEFGLNGGGSNTDFIDNAGGVDCSDHEVNIKILLNEVVQAGDMTDKQRNQLLASMTDEVGSLVLGNNYKQTQALSLAARKAYERAAEYKRLMSDLEGRGKLDRAIEYLPTEEQLVERAATGKGLTRPELSVLISYSKIDLKEALLKSLVPDDDYLTRDMETAFPPSLVAKFGEAMRRHRLKREIVSTQIANDLVNHMGITFVQRLKESTGMSPANVAGAYVIVRDIFHLPHWFRQIEALDHQVSAEVQLALMDELMRLGRRATRWFLRSRRNEQDAARDVAHFGPHLAALGLKLDELLEGPTREGWQNRYQAYVEAGVPELLARMVAGTTHLYTLLPIIEAADVTGQSAADVAKAYFAVGSALDLPWYLQQISDLPVGNNWQAQAREAFRDDVDWQQRAITIKVLQMADAPEDMEARVALWLEQNASMVERWRAMMVEIRAAVGTDYAMYAVANRELLDLAMSGQAVL